The following coding sequences are from one Methanosarcina sp. WWM596 window:
- the trmY gene encoding tRNA (pseudouridine(54)-N(1))-methyltransferase TrmY → MRDIIIIGHKAMTSGEFSLNDLPGSAGRMDILCRCVSSALFLSFGMRRDVNVHLLLLGEPEPGKIIRFEGLHLRYLNPDERSSGSLINKALLKNATELDTRSTPGVWIRKGDLKSLLASFEGRDLVYLREDGKDIRELAGEIRDPVFILGDHTGVTEEEEKQLLEAGAKIISVGPISLHSNHCITLIHNELDRVEAERGEIPGGANSRAEN, encoded by the coding sequence ATGCGAGATATCATTATTATAGGGCATAAAGCAATGACAAGCGGCGAGTTCTCTTTAAATGACCTCCCCGGGTCTGCAGGAAGAATGGATATACTCTGCCGCTGCGTAAGCTCTGCCCTTTTCCTCTCTTTTGGAATGCGCAGGGATGTAAACGTGCACCTGCTTCTTCTGGGGGAGCCTGAACCCGGAAAAATTATCAGGTTTGAAGGGCTCCACCTGAGATACCTGAACCCGGACGAAAGAAGCAGTGGTTCGCTTATCAATAAGGCCCTTTTGAAAAATGCAACTGAACTGGATACCCGATCCACACCTGGTGTCTGGATACGTAAGGGAGACTTAAAGTCCCTGCTGGCTTCTTTTGAAGGGAGGGACTTGGTATATCTTAGAGAAGACGGCAAGGATATCAGAGAACTTGCCGGTGAAATCCGGGACCCTGTTTTTATTCTGGGAGATCACACCGGTGTTACCGAAGAAGAGGAAAAACAGCTTCTTGAAGCAGGAGCAAAAATTATTTCGGTTGGTCCAATTTCCCTTCACTCCAACCACTGCATAACTCTTATCCATAACGAACTGGACAGAGTTGAAGCAGAAAGAGGGGAAATTCCAGGGGGGGCAAACTCCAGGGCTGAGAACTGA
- a CDS encoding DUF2110 family protein encodes MKKVVTLQHIYGKNRERMTELLKGLVENELKDLEVKVEVSITPENWAEFSLEGEDDEVSANLLTSRYGSPAEKAVPGKVYLGFLQAFTEDAFMVNIGIPVRVETEELKALGSGKPKQLASRFGLIPHLPVEVEVFEANKKIKARFTKKQLDLWWGWKKASTDRVVVNAATRSEIKNAIKRTGHGRDIYEIERLGLLEHAVVCREKTDGPGIVSAIGPRLKSEMGVVIGDSR; translated from the coding sequence ATGAAAAAAGTTGTAACCCTCCAGCATATTTATGGAAAAAACCGGGAAAGAATGACTGAACTCCTGAAAGGCCTGGTTGAGAACGAATTGAAAGACCTCGAGGTAAAGGTCGAGGTTTCTATTACCCCGGAAAACTGGGCAGAGTTTTCCCTTGAGGGAGAAGATGATGAGGTGTCAGCAAATCTCCTGACATCCAGATACGGAAGCCCTGCAGAAAAAGCCGTGCCCGGAAAGGTGTACCTGGGTTTCCTTCAGGCTTTTACAGAAGACGCTTTTATGGTTAACATAGGCATTCCTGTGCGCGTTGAAACTGAGGAACTTAAAGCCCTGGGCAGTGGAAAGCCAAAGCAGCTTGCATCAAGATTCGGCCTGATCCCTCATCTGCCAGTTGAAGTTGAGGTATTTGAGGCAAACAAAAAAATAAAAGCCCGCTTCACCAAAAAACAGCTTGACCTCTGGTGGGGCTGGAAAAAAGCAAGCACTGATAGAGTTGTCGTTAATGCTGCTACCCGCTCGGAAATTAAAAACGCAATAAAAAGGACTGGGCATGGCAGGGATATTTACGAAATCGAGCGCCTTGGGCTGCTTGAGCATGCAGTCGTGTGCCGCGAAAAAACAGATGGACCCGGAATCGTGTCAGCAATAGGGCCTCGCCTGAAATCCGAAATGGGAGTCGTAATAGGAGATTCTCGTTAA
- a CDS encoding PspA/IM30 family protein codes for MGLFARMETVFKSKMNRVLNKMEDPRETLDYSYEKQLELLQNVKRGVAEVTTSKKRLQLQRAKLIQSNEKLEKQAREAVAADREDLARMALERKAAIRQQIDGIDREIMELEKQEEKLIASEKRLSTKVEIFRTKKESIKAQYSAAEAQVKINESVTGISEEMADVGLALERAENKTDEMKARAEAIDELMEAGALEDLTSGKDDIERELAKISTQSSVESELAKLKAEAGKEPEKTKIGEENKAPEERKEV; via the coding sequence ATGGGATTATTCGCAAGGATGGAAACAGTATTCAAATCAAAGATGAACAGAGTGCTTAACAAAATGGAAGACCCTAGAGAAACGCTTGATTATTCCTATGAAAAACAACTGGAACTGCTGCAGAATGTAAAAAGAGGCGTTGCAGAAGTAACAACCTCTAAAAAGCGCCTTCAGCTTCAGAGGGCAAAACTGATTCAGAGTAATGAGAAGCTTGAGAAGCAGGCAAGAGAGGCAGTTGCCGCTGACCGGGAAGACCTCGCAAGAATGGCTCTTGAGAGAAAAGCAGCCATCCGGCAGCAGATCGATGGGATTGACAGGGAAATTATGGAGCTCGAAAAACAGGAAGAAAAGCTCATAGCTTCGGAAAAGCGACTTTCTACAAAGGTCGAGATCTTCAGGACAAAGAAAGAATCCATTAAAGCCCAGTACTCCGCAGCTGAAGCCCAGGTGAAGATAAACGAGTCAGTCACAGGGATCAGCGAAGAGATGGCAGATGTGGGACTTGCCCTTGAGAGGGCTGAAAATAAGACCGATGAAATGAAAGCTCGTGCCGAGGCAATTGACGAGCTTATGGAGGCCGGCGCACTCGAAGACCTCACGAGCGGCAAAGACGACATCGAGCGTGAACTTGCAAAAATCAGTACTCAGAGCAGTGTAGAATCCGAGCTTGCAAAGCTTAAAGCCGAAGCTGGAAAGGAACCTGAAAAAACGAAAATAGGGGAAGAAAACAAAGCCCCGGAAGAAAGAAAGGAGGTATGA
- a CDS encoding MgtC/SapB family protein: MDFLTKLAIAFLIGIMVGVEREHRGLEYEIFAGVRSYSITCITGMLVALVSGPAGIGFVYVATLFFAAICSIITYSKIFLYKRIGVTSPITLFFIFVMGVLVGYDYGLFAIVSSIVVSFLLIQKQPLHQFAGNLTKEELYNAIQFLAVAFILYPVMPEKQFFGLVNLRSAILIVILVSLISFSSYVLLRKFGTKRGMCYSGFLGGFINSEATTGALAGLSKKAEAMDDPVLTGILLCNISMLIRNLILAFIVDPTGQTTLFMLPSQLVLIAVSIAIVIRHSKKFCSVGGGELKIQSPFSLNQAFKFGIAFTLILIIGNFAYDIAGTAGIYITALGAIFSSSGVIVSVTLLAVSGNISYEVAANTAVLASLVSTVNKILLSKISGSASLFSLAKNTFGIIAVTGTVALILWNSL, from the coding sequence GTGGATTTCCTGACAAAACTTGCCATTGCCTTTTTGATAGGGATCATGGTAGGTGTAGAAAGGGAGCACAGAGGCCTTGAATATGAAATTTTTGCTGGTGTCAGGAGTTACAGCATAACCTGCATAACAGGAATGCTCGTTGCTCTTGTGAGTGGACCAGCAGGCATAGGCTTCGTTTACGTAGCTACGCTTTTCTTTGCAGCTATCTGTTCCATAATTACCTATTCCAAGATATTTCTCTATAAGCGGATAGGGGTTACAAGTCCTATTACTCTCTTTTTCATTTTCGTGATGGGTGTCCTTGTTGGCTATGACTACGGCCTGTTTGCTATTGTCTCTTCAATAGTTGTATCTTTCCTCCTGATTCAGAAGCAGCCCCTTCACCAGTTTGCAGGAAACCTGACAAAAGAAGAGCTTTACAATGCCATACAGTTTCTGGCTGTCGCTTTCATACTTTATCCGGTGATGCCGGAAAAACAGTTCTTCGGGCTTGTAAACCTCAGGTCTGCAATTCTGATTGTGATTCTTGTTTCCCTTATCAGTTTTTCAAGCTATGTTCTCCTGAGAAAGTTCGGGACAAAACGCGGCATGTGCTATTCAGGCTTTCTCGGGGGCTTTATAAATAGTGAAGCTACTACAGGAGCACTTGCAGGGCTCTCAAAAAAAGCAGAGGCGATGGACGATCCTGTACTTACAGGAATTCTGCTCTGCAATATTTCCATGCTCATTCGAAACCTTATATTAGCCTTTATAGTTGACCCTACAGGCCAAACAACTCTGTTTATGCTTCCTTCTCAGCTTGTACTTATCGCCGTTTCCATAGCAATAGTTATCAGGCACAGTAAGAAATTCTGCTCTGTAGGCGGGGGCGAGCTTAAGATTCAATCTCCTTTCTCGCTCAATCAGGCGTTTAAATTCGGCATTGCTTTTACCCTGATTCTCATCATAGGAAACTTTGCCTATGACATTGCAGGAACTGCCGGAATATACATAACTGCCTTAGGGGCTATTTTCAGCAGCTCCGGAGTGATAGTCTCTGTAACTCTCCTTGCCGTAAGCGGAAATATCTCCTACGAAGTCGCAGCAAATACTGCAGTGCTTGCAAGCCTTGTAAGTACTGTAAATAAAATTCTGCTTTCAAAAATTTCAGGTTCTGCAAGCCTCTTCTCCCTGGCAAAAAACACATTCGGAATCATTGCAGTAACCGGAACTGTTGCTTTAATTTTATGGAACAGCCTGTAA
- a CDS encoding metallophosphoesterase, protein MKILAISDPHGDYSKIKKIIEKAGEFDLVVVVGDITNFGPDEKAEELAEMFDKPVLAIPGNCDQKSILKALEKSKAINLHGKAEQIGKIRFIGLGGSNPTPFNTPFELSEEEIENALEGMVCSAENSGECGTIVLLTHAPPHGARDELPFGHVGSKAIQKFLDRVDLIVCGHIHEAKGTEKVGKTVVVNPGEACKGSCALINIEETGNKPIEVEFVEV, encoded by the coding sequence ATGAAGATACTCGCGATTTCCGACCCCCATGGGGACTATTCAAAGATAAAAAAGATCATCGAAAAAGCCGGGGAATTCGACCTTGTCGTGGTAGTCGGAGACATTACCAATTTCGGGCCCGATGAGAAGGCAGAAGAGCTGGCTGAAATGTTTGATAAGCCCGTGCTTGCAATTCCCGGGAACTGCGACCAGAAGAGTATCCTGAAAGCCCTTGAGAAGTCAAAAGCCATAAACCTGCACGGAAAAGCCGAGCAGATTGGAAAAATCCGGTTTATCGGGCTTGGAGGCTCGAACCCCACTCCTTTTAACACCCCTTTTGAGCTTTCCGAAGAAGAAATCGAAAATGCCCTTGAAGGAATGGTCTGCTCCGCCGAAAACTCAGGTGAATGCGGGACAATAGTACTCCTGACTCACGCACCTCCACATGGAGCAAGGGACGAGCTACCCTTCGGACATGTGGGCAGTAAAGCCATCCAGAAGTTCCTGGACAGGGTTGACCTGATTGTCTGCGGGCACATCCATGAAGCAAAAGGCACTGAAAAGGTTGGAAAAACCGTTGTTGTAAATCCCGGGGAAGCCTGTAAAGGTTCCTGCGCTCTTATAAATATTGAAGAGACCGGAAACAAACCCATTGAGGTTGAATTCGTAGAAGTATAA
- a CDS encoding tRNA (guanine(10)-N(2))-dimethyltransferase, whose translation MICRTIVEGTTKISVPIPPPDANFPPSAAPVFYNPEMELNRDINVAATAAFVERLLSRKNIQREEIRYVDAFSASGIRGLRIAGEVGIHATMNDWSPEAFELIKENIKINGLEEKTQATRKNANVLLHEQKFHIVDVDPFGTPAPYLDATATSAQSMLSVTATDTAPLCGAHLNSGIRKYAAVPLNTEYHSEMGLRVLLGACARELAKHEKGMLPLLSHVTRHYVRSYLEVLPGAKHVDRTLKSMGFSIHCPRCGFRGPVYGLAVHIDRECPACGALIKIAGPLWLGPFREPEFCNEVISELETRPLNTKDKAKKIITFCRDEINIPMFYDQHVICKELRASATGIEILIEALKASGFEASRTHFSGTSFRTDAPVAEIKKIILALSG comes from the coding sequence ATGATCTGTAGAACTATAGTGGAAGGGACAACAAAGATTTCAGTTCCGATCCCGCCTCCAGATGCAAATTTCCCTCCCTCGGCTGCGCCGGTGTTCTATAACCCGGAGATGGAGCTGAACCGTGATATCAATGTTGCAGCAACTGCAGCATTTGTGGAGAGGCTTCTTTCGAGAAAAAACATACAGAGAGAGGAGATCCGCTACGTAGATGCCTTTTCTGCATCAGGAATCCGGGGGCTCAGGATCGCAGGGGAGGTTGGAATACATGCGACTATGAATGACTGGAGCCCTGAAGCCTTTGAACTGATAAAGGAAAATATAAAAATTAACGGGCTTGAGGAAAAAACTCAGGCTACACGCAAGAACGCAAATGTCCTGCTTCATGAGCAGAAATTCCATATCGTGGATGTTGACCCATTCGGGACTCCTGCGCCTTACCTTGATGCAACCGCAACTTCGGCGCAGAGCATGCTTTCAGTTACTGCAACGGATACTGCCCCCCTCTGTGGAGCTCACCTGAACTCGGGAATCAGAAAGTATGCAGCCGTACCCCTTAACACAGAATATCACAGCGAGATGGGCTTAAGGGTCCTGCTAGGAGCCTGCGCAAGAGAACTTGCAAAACATGAAAAAGGGATGTTGCCCCTACTTTCCCATGTCACGCGGCATTATGTCCGCAGTTACCTTGAAGTTCTTCCCGGGGCTAAACATGTTGACAGGACCCTGAAATCCATGGGGTTCAGTATTCATTGCCCCAGATGTGGGTTCAGAGGACCTGTATATGGGCTTGCCGTCCATATTGACCGGGAATGCCCTGCCTGTGGAGCCCTGATAAAGATTGCAGGACCTTTGTGGCTTGGGCCTTTTAGAGAGCCTGAATTCTGCAATGAGGTAATTTCTGAGCTTGAAACGCGTCCCCTAAACACGAAAGATAAAGCAAAAAAAATAATTACATTCTGCAGGGACGAAATCAACATTCCCATGTTCTATGACCAGCACGTAATCTGCAAGGAACTCAGGGCTTCTGCAACAGGTATTGAGATTCTGATAGAGGCCCTTAAAGCCAGCGGGTTTGAAGCTTCAAGGACTCATTTCAGCGGGACCTCATTCAGAACAGATGCTCCCGTAGCTGAAATAAAGAAAATAATTCTGGCGCTTTCAGGATGA
- a CDS encoding cell surface lipoprotein, which translates to MVIKKLILLFVVLSVLVFGYLNWWGGDQEQEEAVRDSGGSGGGTPEGTQLPVEVQTPEETITSEEMETLVETETFEEAETPQETEAAEEERTPGETLTPGTGDGIEEEQTEYMTGEEGEAGIIQPAENESQTYLVRLKNYLFIPSELEVNVGDSVVWRNFDESGVFTLSSKEGLFEDERLGYGNTLNYTFTENGSYSFSANGYPNMQMTITVK; encoded by the coding sequence ATGGTAATAAAAAAGCTCATTCTGCTCTTTGTAGTTCTGTCAGTGTTAGTGTTTGGCTACCTTAACTGGTGGGGAGGAGATCAGGAGCAAGAAGAAGCTGTGAGGGATTCCGGCGGGTCAGGCGGCGGCACTCCAGAAGGAACACAGCTGCCTGTAGAGGTGCAGACGCCAGAAGAGACAATAACGTCAGAAGAAATGGAAACACTGGTGGAAACGGAAACATTCGAGGAAGCGGAGACACCGCAAGAAACAGAAGCTGCTGAAGAGGAAAGAACACCTGGCGAAACATTAACTCCGGGTACAGGGGACGGAATTGAAGAGGAGCAAACCGAATACATGACTGGCGAAGAGGGAGAAGCCGGAATAATTCAGCCTGCGGAAAACGAGTCACAAACGTACCTTGTAAGGCTTAAGAATTATCTTTTTATTCCTTCCGAGCTGGAGGTAAATGTAGGGGACTCGGTTGTATGGAGAAATTTCGATGAATCCGGTGTTTTTACTCTGAGTAGCAAGGAAGGGCTTTTTGAGGATGAAAGACTCGGATATGGAAATACCCTGAACTACACATTCACTGAAAACGGAAGCTACAGCTTCAGTGCAAACGGGTATCCGAACATGCAGATGACCATCACGGTAAAATAA
- a CDS encoding V4R domain-containing protein: MAKPETKTEFFFTERGLIAVDSPVKLQILNLLREEPKAFDEIVKYTAKAKSTISVHLNNLRSCKLVEEISDPEDRRKKIYSLNSQYLGCSLEPFIGHYRSLLENIAANGNDKFHFMEALFHAILFGFEAYGLDNAPVVRMIGIDIGKHLSVNFESSTSEDLFNEIAGFMEFHGDCRVSVLMGDSLALQVEDDFKARVMPAIGKPFCAFREGILEGILKEKLGKECGVLETECYGTGHMRCLFEITI; encoded by the coding sequence ATGGCAAAACCTGAGACTAAAACTGAATTCTTTTTTACTGAAAGAGGGCTCATAGCCGTAGACAGCCCTGTTAAACTCCAGATCTTGAATTTGCTCAGGGAAGAGCCAAAAGCGTTTGACGAAATTGTAAAATATACGGCAAAAGCCAAATCAACCATTTCAGTTCATCTTAATAATCTTAGATCATGCAAGCTTGTTGAAGAAATTTCTGACCCTGAAGACCGACGCAAGAAGATTTATTCCCTGAATTCCCAATATCTGGGCTGCTCTCTTGAGCCTTTTATCGGGCATTACAGGAGCCTGCTGGAAAACATTGCTGCAAATGGAAACGACAAGTTCCACTTTATGGAAGCCCTCTTTCATGCGATACTATTTGGTTTTGAAGCATACGGGCTTGATAATGCCCCTGTTGTCAGGATGATTGGAATTGATATCGGGAAGCATCTCTCTGTTAATTTTGAATCAAGTACTTCTGAAGACCTGTTTAATGAGATTGCAGGTTTTATGGAATTTCATGGAGACTGCCGGGTCTCGGTGCTCATGGGGGATTCTCTTGCTCTTCAGGTTGAAGATGACTTCAAGGCCAGGGTCATGCCGGCAATAGGTAAACCCTTCTGTGCCTTCAGAGAAGGCATCCTTGAAGGAATCCTTAAAGAAAAACTGGGTAAAGAGTGCGGCGTCCTGGAAACCGAGTGTTATGGGACCGGGCACATGCGCTGTCTTTTTGAAATTACAATATGA
- a CDS encoding universal stress protein, with amino-acid sequence MSDNFFKKILIATDGSEKAEKAVAYGIDIAKATGAEVCALYVVSTEHAGTARTVMGWTGAFEEYLANKGGDATAYVEKLGKEAGVKVEPMYLKGIPAEKILEYAEESNIDLIVMGTQGATGVQRFLIGSVAENVLRHSKVPVMIVR; translated from the coding sequence ATGAGTGATAATTTTTTCAAAAAAATCCTGATTGCAACGGATGGTTCGGAAAAAGCCGAAAAAGCAGTTGCTTATGGAATAGACATTGCGAAGGCAACAGGGGCTGAAGTATGTGCCCTGTATGTTGTTTCTACCGAGCACGCCGGAACTGCACGGACAGTTATGGGCTGGACCGGGGCATTTGAAGAATATCTTGCAAATAAGGGAGGGGATGCAACTGCCTATGTAGAAAAGCTTGGAAAAGAAGCCGGAGTTAAAGTGGAGCCTATGTACCTGAAAGGCATCCCGGCTGAAAAAATCCTTGAATATGCAGAGGAAAGCAATATTGATTTGATAGTAATGGGCACACAGGGTGCGACCGGAGTCCAGAGATTCCTTATCGGCAGTGTTGCAGAGAATGTTCTCAGGCACTCAAAAGTCCCTGTAATGATTGTCAGGTAA